The Stigmatella aurantiaca DW4/3-1 genome contains the following window.
GCCCACCATCCAGAGCCCCGCCTCGCGCGAGCCCCACACGTGCGCGAGGTTCTCCTTCATCCCCAGCAAGCTGAGCATGGCGTTGCCTCCGTCGATGCGGAGGACCGCGCCGCCCGGGCCCGCCACCCAGGCTTCCTGAGCGCTCATCGCGGCGATGCTGGTGAACTGCCGGTGCTCCTCGTGGACCACGTGCCACTGGCCCCCTTCGAACCGAAGCACGCGCCAGATCCCTTCCTCGACCTTCTCGTCCAGGGCCCACAACACCCCTTCCGCGCCGCTCAGGCTCCAGACGCGATCGCTGGCGAACCCCGGCTCGCCCACCCAGGCCTGGCCGTTCCAGCGCCACACGTTTCCTTCCGCGCTGATGACCCAGACATCGTCCGGCGCGAAGCCCCAGATTCCCGTGTAGTAGTGCGGCAAGGTGTCCGGGGGCCTCGACCAATCCGCCCCGTTCCAGTGCAGCAAGGCCCCGCCGGAGCCCACGACCCAGATGTCCGCGGGACTGCTGCCCCAGACGGACAGCAGGAGTTGCGTGAGGCCCGTGCCCACCGCCTGCCACGCCTTCCCATTCCAGCGCACCACGGCGCCTTCGCGGCCCACCGCCCAGACATCCTCGGGCCCCGTCCCGAACAGGGCCAGCAGCGACTGGTCCGTGGCGGAGCGGTGAATCTTCCAGTTCAGGCCATCCCAATGGGTGGCCATTCCCGGAGCCCCTACGGCCCACACATCGTCCGGCCCCGAGGCCCAGACAGCCCGGTAGTAATGCGCATGGGGGGTCGGATTCTCCCAGCACCAGTGGTCATCCAGGCAACGGGTGGGCGAAAGGGCCGGGGGCTGCTGGACCTGCTGGCAGGTGGCACCGGGCTGGATGCACATCTGCGTCGCTTCGCAGCACGTCCACCCCTCGCCACAGGGGCAAGCCCGGTCATCCAGGGACAGCGGCGCCACGCAGGCGCCCAGAATCAGACCGGCCAACATGGCCAGGGAGACCTCGAGACGAGCGATCCAAGCAGGGTTCAAAACCGGCCTCCCAGCTGCACCCCCGCGAGGTCTGGCCCCGCGACGGGGAAAGCCTCCGCCGGGGCCTCCGGCCACAAGAGCAGGCCCAGCCCTGCCCCCGCCGCGATGACCCCCGCCACATATAAGGTGGTGGAGCGATGGTTGAGCGTGCGAATCCGCTGGTTCTGGCCCATGGCCTCGGCATGAGGCAGCGAAGCGCTCTGGCCGGATTTCGCCTCCCGCGCGGACAGCGTCGTCCAGAGCCCACCGCCCAGACTTGCACCGGCGAGCCCGAGCGCGCTCCACCCCGCCACCCGGCGCCAGGAGGACGGCTTGCGCGCCTCGGCTTCCAGGAGCACGGGGGCCTGGAAGTCGTACGCCTCGGCCACCTGCCGGTCATAGGGCAGCGAGAAGATGAGGCTGAATGCCTCGTGCTCCGCGCCACGATCGGCCGTCCGGGCCTGCTGCGGCGTGAGTGAGGCGAGCTTCACCACCTCCGGCATCGAGTCGATGCGGTACTCCTGGCCATCGGCCATGCGCCGCATGTAGAGCGGACCGGTTCCGATGGGCCTCGCCAACCACGTCCGCTGGCCCGAGGCATTGTGGAAGTCGGCCAGCCGCACCCCCCGGCTGTCCTCGAGCCGCAGGTGCTGGGCCTCCCGTCCATCCACCTCGATGCGGTGCTCCATGGCCTTGCCCAGCACCACCAGCCACTTCCCGTCCTTGGGCGGCCGGGCGTGGACCTGCGGGCGGAAACGCTCGTTGGGAATGGCCGCGTTGGCCTGCTCCACGAAGGCGGCGATCTCCCGGTAGCTCACCCGTCCATCGCCATCCGCGTCCGCCGCCCCGTAGAGCCCCGAGCGAACCTCGTGGCTGAAGACACCCGACTGAAAGGCCTCCCACTCATGGCTGGCCCGCGCGCTGGAGGTCGACAGCAACAGCCCCACGCGCCCATCCTCCGAAAGCCGCGCCACCTCGCTGAAGCCCTTCAGCGGCCGGCGCTGGCCACCCGGGCCACGCCCATAGGCCAGGAAGTAGGAGGAGCACGCATCCACGATGAGGTGAACCTGGTCTGCCTCCACCCGCTGGATGAGGCCCTCGGCCAAGTCCCCCCCCGTGAGCCGCCGGTCTTCCAGCGTCACGTAGCCCTGGCCATTGTGCACGCTGCCGTGGCCCGCATAGATGAAGTAGACGACGGTCCCCAGGTTGCGCGCGCGCGCCTGGGCCACATCGCGCGTGAGTTGGTCCACCAGCCGCTGCCACTCGCCCCAGCTCGGCACACTGGCTTCCGCCGCCGCCTGAGGGTGCAGGCGCTCCGTGTTCTGGTCCAGCCGGGCCAACAGGTACGTGCGCGCGCCGAGCAACCGGAAGAGGTCCAGGTACCGCGCGGCGTCGTCGTCCGCGTACCGCAGTGGCACCTCGTCCGCGTCCACGCTCCGGTTCACCCCGACGATGAACGCGAAGGTGGCCTGGGGACGTTCCTCCGCCAGCGCGGCGCCCGCGGCCAGCAGCACGGCAAGGCCCAGGGCCTTGCGCGGCAGCCTCACGGCTCCACCTGCATGGGAAAGGAGGTGTGCTCCGCCCCCGGTAGGGGCAACGGCGCCGACGGGTCACGCCCCTCCATCAGGGCCTCGGCCTGCTTCACCGAGAGCCGCTCGTCGGACAGAACCCCATGGAGCACCAACCGTTTCCCGTCGAAGGTGTGGGAGATGGCTTCGGGCAGTTCGTGCAGGGCCGTCCCCTCGAAGGCCTTCACCGCCAGCGGATTCGTCTCGGGATCGGGCCAGCTCGGGTGGAACCAGTACACGTGGCGGTGCTCGTCCACGCCGTACACGAGGAGCCACTTCCGGGCGCGCGGGTTCTGGTAGGCAAAGGCCAGCTCATCCCCCTGGCGAATCGTCGTTCCGACGGCCTCGGCGGCCATCCCCGGCCGGACCCGGTAAACGCGCAGGGCCTCGGATGAAGGTGCGGCGGCGCCCCCGCGCGCGGTGAACCCCTCGGCGTTCGCGAAGGGATCGGGCCGGGTCGTCATCACGCCAAGCACGAGCAGCGCCACCACGCCCAGCACCGCGGCCCCCTGCGCCACCGGGATGGGCGGGCGAACCAGTCCCAGGCCCTGCCCCAAACGGTCCTGGGCGTTCCCCGCGGCCTTCGGGTCCAGGCGCCGCAGCAGCAGGTGGCGCTCATAGATGGACTTGCACGAGTTGCAGGCGGGCAGGTGCTCGCGCAGCGAGTGCTCTTCCCGGGGCTTCAGCCGGCGGGAGAAGTGGTCATCAACATGCCCGCGCATGGGGCAGGTCCCGGTATTCATGGTGTATCCCCTTCGCGCAGGAGGAAACGCTTGAGCAGCGCGCGAATGCGCATCTCTTGGTAGGCCAGCGTGGTCCGGTGGATGCCCAGCTCCCGGGCCGCATCCCGTTGGGGCAGTTGCCGCAGGAAGCGGGCCTCGAAGACGCCATGCCACTTGGCGGGCAAACACTCGCGCTGGAAACGCTCGACGAGCATCCGCGCATCGCTCTGCTCGGAGAACTCCCGGCCCTCGGTGGCTTCCTGTCCTCCGAGCCCACCCGACTGTTCCAGGGCGCCTTGCTCACGCTGCTGGCGCCGCACGTAATCGAGCGCCAGGTGGTAGGCCACGGTGGCCATCCAGGCCTTGAGGGAGCCGCCCCGGAAGCTGCGGCGCAACTCCTCGCGGGAAATCAATCGATAGAAGACCTCGTGAATGACGGTCTCCTGATCGGCTCCCTGCAGCACGCGGCCCACGGCGCGCTGCACCGTGGGGTAGAGTTCCCGGTAGCACCGCTCCAGGGCGGGGCGGTGCCCTTCGTGGAACTCGGCCAGCCAGAGCTCCTCGCGTTCCGCGCCGAGGCCGGAATAGAGCGCATTTTCGGTTTCCACCCGCACGCCCACGCCTCCCCTGTTGCTTGCAAGGTGGGATTTAGGGGCTCCGATCCGCACGGCAACCCCACCCCCGCGTCGTCTCGCGCGGGAGGTGTTCAGCGGCGGACGGCGAGCCGTTGGCACAAAAACTCAAAAAAAGATTCGTCCAGGTTTCCCTACCCGAGCGCTTCACCCATGAACGCCAAGAAGGGCGACCACGGTGAGGGGACATCGGTGAAAACGGCGGCGGTGAGTGTGGTGGGGGACGGGCGGGACGGGCGGGAGCAGGAGGGGATGATCTTCTGGATCGCGCTGGTGGGAACGGTGCTGCTGATGGCCTTGAGCACCGGCTGTGGGCAGGAGGAGGCCGTGGGAGAGCCGGCGCCGGATCCGAAGAGCGGCGTGTTCACGTTCCCGGCGTTGCAGACGGACGTGCCGCTCTATGAGCTGAGCATCCCGCTGGAGACGATGGCGAAGTTCGAGGCCAATCCCTACGAGGATGAGCACCCGGCCACCTTCGTCTTCGAGGGAAAGCGCTACTCGGTGGGGGTGCGGCTGCGCGGCTCCAGCTCGCGATTCTTCCCCAAGAAGAGCTGGCGCATCGAGTTCCCCAAGGGCACGGCGTTCGATGGGCGGCGCAAACACAACCTGGTCGCGGAGTTCCAGGACCGGACGATGATGGCGGAGAAGCTCGCCTTTGACTCGATGCTCGCCATGGGACTGCCCGCGCCCGTGACGAAATACGTGCGGCTGTCCATCAACGGCCAGTACCAGGGCGTCTTCCTGGACATCGAACGTGTGGACAACAGCTTCGCCGAGGCCCACGGCTTCGAGGATCCGGATCCCACCATCTACCGGTGCGGCGCCAAGGACTGCGAGATGAAGCTGTGGCGCACGGACTACCAGCAGGACTGGCAGAAGGAGACGAACGAGGAGAAGGAGCCGGGCAAGGACGACATCCGCACGCTGATGAACGTCATCAACCGCGCGCCCGAGCCGGACTTCGCGTGGATGCTGGGCGAGAACATCGAGTTGGAGCACTACCTGCGCACCATGGCCGCCGAGGTGCTCATCTCCAACAACATCTCGGAGGACTCGCAGAGCTACTTCATCCACGACCGGGTGACGCACAAGTGGACCTACGTGGCGTGGGACCTGAACAACGCCGATGCACGCTGGTGGCCCACGTATGGCCTGGGAATGAAGCCGGTGGTGGACCACCCGCTGTTCCCCTTCAGCCTCGCGGACCAGTGGGTGGAGAAGATGTACCTGAAGCGCAACACGCGGCCGGACTTCCTGCCCACCTTCTCCAACCTCAACACCCGCATTCTCTACAACCCCGAGCTGCGGGAGCGGTTGTTCGCCGTCGTGGAGAAGAGCCTCACCGAGCTGTTCGATCCCGCCGTCATCGAGCCCCGGCTGGATGCGATGCACCAGCTCATCGCGCCGCACATGGAGGCAGACCCGTACCTGCGGCTCAACGACGTGGGCCAGCCGGATCCGGACGGGCTGGCGAAGTTCCACGAGGGGCTGCCCTTCCTCAAGGCCTACGCCCAGCAGCGGACCGCCTTCGTGCGCCGGGAGCTGGAGCGCTTCCGCACCACACCGGCCACCTCCTTCCGGCTCAACGCGGTGAACCCCAGCGAGGGCTGGGTGGAGCTGCACAACCCCACCGCGCAGACGCTCTCCACGGAGGGGCTCGTCCTGTCCGCGGACCTGCGGCGCACGATTCCGGCGCTGCGCCAGCCTGGCACCAGCACCGTGCTGCCCGAGCGCCGGATTCCCCCCCAGGGCACGGTGCGCTTCACCCGCGAGGAGCTGGGCTTCACCCTGCCCCTCGATGGCGAGCTGGGGCTATTCGATGGGGTCTCGGTGGTGGGGGTGAAGGACGTCCTCTTCTACACGGCCCTGCCCTCGGACGGCACCTACGTCCGCGGAGAGGGCGCCCGCTGGGAGATCCGCTGAAGGCCAGGATCAGGCCCCCGAGCGCAGGACCTTGAGGGCCTCGCGGAACAGGGCCTGGAAGGCCGCCTCGGGGCCGAGCCGCTCTCCGGCCAGCTCCGCGGCCTTCTCCGCCTGCGGCGCCTTGTAGCCCAGGTTCAGCAACGCCGAGACGAGGTCTGCCTTCGGACCCGCCGGCACACTGACCGAGGAGGCCCCCTTCGCCACGGCCTCCAGGTGAAGCTCTTTCACCTTCTCCCGGAGCTCCAGCACCAGCCGCTCGGCCGTCTTCTTCCCCACGCCGTGAATCTTGGTGAGCCGGGCAATCTCTCCCTTGCCGAGCGCCACCGCCAGCTCCGCCACCTCCATGCCCGACAGCACCATGAGCGCCAGGCGCGGGCCCACGTGGGACACGGAGGTGAGCAGAAGGAACATCTCCTCCTCCGCCTTCGAGAGGAAGCCGAACAGCTCGAAGGCATCCTCGCGCACCACCGTGCGGACACGCACGTGGACGGGCTGCCCCTCCGCGGGAAGCTTGCCCAGCGTCAGCGTGGAGAAGGCGACACGGTAGCCCACCCCCGCGACGTCGATGATGGCCTCCTCCAGGTCCTTCTCCGCGACGGTTCCTCGCAGTGCCGCGATCATCGTGCCTCCGGGCGCCGGTAGGACGGGCTGAGCCGATCGGCGAGCAGCGAGGCCGCGCCCTTCCGGCGCTTGGCGCTGGAGCTTGCCGGGGCGAGCCCCGCCACCCGCCCCTGGTTGAGGTGGCAGAGCGCCACCGCGAGGGCATCGCTGGCGTCCGCCCGTTCGATGGCCTCGAGCTTCAGCAGGGAGCAGACCATGCGCGCGATGGACTCCTTGCCACTGGCGCCTCCGGCCCCCACGGAGCGCTTCACCCGGGCCGGGGCATACTCATGCACGGACAGTCCTGCTTGCGCCGCCGCCAGCAGCGCCACCCCTCGGGCATGACCCAGCACCAGGGCGCTGCGCGCGTTGCGGAAGGTGAAGACACCTTCCACCGCCACCGACTCGGGCCGGTATTTCTTCAGCATGGCGGTCAGCTCCACGTGCAGCACCATCAGGCGCTGATGGAGCGGGGCCTCGGGATCAACCTTGATGACCCCATGCCCCAGGTGCACGAGCTGGCCCCGCCGCTCCTCCACGACGCCATAGCCCATGAATCGGCTGCCAGGATCGACCCCCAAGACACGCAAGTGGCTCTCCATCGGAACAACGAAACGGGTGTTCAGCCCTTGTAACGCGCGAGCGGGCCCACTGTCGATTCCCCAGCCAGCGGACTACTGCAGGGACTCCATCAGCGCTTCGTCGATCTCGAAGTTCGCGTGGACGTTCTGCACATCGTCGTTGTCTTCCAGCGAGTCCATCAGCTTGAGCATCTTCCGGGCGTTGTCTCCCTCGAGCTTGACGGTCGTCTGCGGGAAGAAACTCCACTTCTGCTCGCCCAGCTTCAGCCCCGCGGCCTCCAGGCTGGAGGCCACCGTGTGCAGGTCCACCGGGGCGGTGCGCACCTCGAAGCCCTCGGCCCCCAGGGGGATGACGTCCTCGGCCCCTGCCTCGATGGCCTTCTCCATCACCTGGTCTTCGGTCAAACCGGGCTTCACGGTGATGACGCCCTTCTTGTGGAACATCCAGCCCACGGCCCCCTCGGTCCCCAGGTTGCCGCCGCCCTTGTTGAAGAGGATGCGGACATCACTGGCGGTGCGATTGCGGTTGTCCGTGAGGCACTCGACCATGACGGCGACACCGCCCGGCCCGTACCCCTCGTACGTCACCTCTTCGTAGCTCTCGCCCTCCAGCTCGCCCGTCCCCTTCTTGATGGCGCGGGCGACCGTGTCGCTGGGCATGTTCGCCTCGCGGGCCGCACCGATGGCGGCGCGCAGGCGGGCGTTTCCATCCGGATTTCCACCGCCCAGGCGGGCCGCGACGGTGATCTCCTTGATGATCTTCGTGTACAGCTTGCCCTTGCTCGCGCCCATGGCTGCCTTCTGGCGCTTGATCTTCGACCATCGATTGTGACCGGACATGGGAGTGTCGCCCCTCGCGCGACTTCTCCCTTAACCCAACCCACCGAGTCAAACTTTGTCGGACACGCGGGGGCCTTCCGGCCCCATCGGCAACAGCCCGGCCTGAAGCTCTTCACCCTTCGGGACCCTGGGCCGCTTGGGGAAGTTCAGGATGATGGGAACACGCCGCGGGGCAGGCGCCTCGGGGACACTCGCCGCCTCCAGCGAGTCCTCATCCAGCGGCTCGCCATCGATGGTCTCTTCCTCTTCGCGAACCGCTTCCTCTTCGCGGGTCTCTTTCGCTTCGCCGCCAGCGTTCGCGGCGGCCGCGGCCGCGGCCGCCTCATCCACGAAGATCGGAAGGTCCTCCTCCGCATCATCCGTGAGCATCGTGTCCAGGGCGTCCGATGCCGTCAGGAAGAGGCTCGGAGAGGCCGGGGGACGCTCGCGCTCCTCCACGTGGCTTGCGGGCATCAACACGCCCAGAGAGAACAGCTGGGTGATGGCCTCGTACGCGATGACCTCCGCGAAGCGGCACTCCAGCAGCACCGCGCGCACCACCCGCCGGCCATCGAAGAGGCGCACCAGGGAGATGATGTCGTCCGGCAACGTGGCGAGGTGCTCGACCAATTTCGCGAAGTCCACCGTCAACCGCGCGGCGAGCGGCACCCCCACCTCGCGCAGCTTCTCGAACCGCTCCAGCGCGGGAAGCACCTGCTCGCTCAGAAACGGCATGTCCATCAGCAGCGAACCCCGGTGCAGTTCAGGACCGAAGGACACCGCGTAGACCCCACTGCCAAAGCCAAGCAGGCGCCGGAACGCCGCCACCCCGCGCTCCCCCTGGAAGGCCGCGTCCACCACATAGCCGCCGCGGAAGGCGAAGAACCCCTCGCTGTCCTTGAGCACCACCCGGCCTGAACGGGCCCCGGCCAGCAGCGCGCGGGCAATCTGCGCCAGCGGCAGCCGAGCCGAGTGGGCCTCATAGGCCATCTCCGAGGGGCGCCGGCCGGCCTTCAGCCGCGCCAGGGCCACCACGTCCTGCACCCTCACGGGCTTGGGCAGATAGTCGTCCGCGCCCACCGTGCTCGCCAGCTCCGGGTGGAACGGCTCTCGCTTGGAGGCCAGCAGCAGCACCGGCACCAGCGCCGTGCGCATCTCCGAGCGCAGCTTCTCGCACAAAAGGAAGCCGTCCATGCCCTCCAGCGCGGCCTCGGCCACGACGAGGTGCGGCGGCATCTGGGGGGCGGCCATCTCCTCGAGGGCGGCCTCGGCCGAGGACACCACCGCCACCTCGAACCCCGCCTCGGACAGGCCCGTCCCCAGCAGGGATTGGTACTGGGGGTCCGGCTCCACCAACATCACCCGGAGGGCTCTGCCCCGGCGACTGCGAGGACTCAGCCCCGCGGCGGTCGGGCTGGAAGCAGGCTCGATGATGGCCGCGCGAGAGGAACGAGCGCCCATGGTGGATTCCTAGAAAAGAGGCCGCAACGCGGAGTCGATCGGGTGGTCCAAACAGTAACGGTGGGTAGCAGCCAGGCTCGCCCTCATTCTCCACTGAACTGACTTTTCAAGAAAGCTCCTGGGACGCTTTTTTCACATGGAGTCCAGAGGTGTCAGGAATCGTGCGAGTCCAGAAGGAAAGGTCGACGCGAGCGGTGCGCGGCGTATGGTGGGAAGGCATGACGCGCCCTGCCTTCTGGATTGTGCTGATCCTTGCCCTGTCTGCCCCCGTTCTCGCGCAGGAACGGACTTCCCCCCGAAGAGAGAAATGGTCCTTCGGCTCGGTGATCGCCCCGGTGACGATGCCCGAGGACGTCACCTCGCTGTATGGGTATGTGGGCGTGCCCGAGATGGGGGCGGGGTTCCGCCAAGGGCTCTCTGGGCTGGAGCTGGAGGCGAAGGCGAAGCTGGACTACTTCCGGCTGGCCGGCATCTTCGAAGTGGGTGCGCGCCGGGAAGTGCTGACGCGGGAGACGGCGGCCTTGGCGCCCACGCTGAGCCTGGGGCTGGTGCTCAACTCGGGCACCTCCTACCTGGACGAGGAGAACTTCGGCGGCGTGTTGCTGCGGGTCTCCCCCGGCCTGGTGTCGGGCTGGCGCGCGGGCGAAACGGTGGTGCTGGTGGGACTGGTGGACGCGCCCGTCGACATCGGCGTGGGCCCCACGGGGGCGTGGCGCATCCAGACGCTGGTGGGCGGAGGGCCGGAGATCTACCTCGGCCAGGGGGTGACGCTGCTGGTGTCGGGGCAGATTGGCCTGGAGCACTTCAAGGAAGAGCGCCAGGACTGGAACACGCGCCTGGGCTACCAGATCAAACTGGGCATCGGCTCGCGCCTGTTCTGAGCGCTCCCCGCAAGGGCTGACCAGGATGTTCCCTGTCAGCGTGAGCCTTGCTCCACGGGTTCGCAACGCACGAAGACCTCCAGCCTCTCACCGCCGCCGCCCAGGTAGATGGTGCCCCGGGTGGGCGTGGTGTCCGAGTACTGCCGCCCCACGGCCACGCGCACATGGTCCGTCTGGGTGAGGATGCCGTTGGTGGGATCAAACCCCTTCCACCCCACCTCGGGCAGATACACCTGGACCCAGGCGTGAGAGGCCTCGGCCTGGGCCGCGTTGGCGTGCTTGGGCCCGGTATAGATGTAGCCACACGTGTAGCGCGCGGGCACGCC
Protein-coding sequences here:
- a CDS encoding response regulator, with protein sequence MGARSSRAAIIEPASSPTAAGLSPRSRRGRALRVMLVEPDPQYQSLLGTGLSEAGFEVAVVSSAEAALEEMAAPQMPPHLVVAEAALEGMDGFLLCEKLRSEMRTALVPVLLLASKREPFHPELASTVGADDYLPKPVRVQDVVALARLKAGRRPSEMAYEAHSARLPLAQIARALLAGARSGRVVLKDSEGFFAFRGGYVVDAAFQGERGVAAFRRLLGFGSGVYAVSFGPELHRGSLLMDMPFLSEQVLPALERFEKLREVGVPLAARLTVDFAKLVEHLATLPDDIISLVRLFDGRRVVRAVLLECRFAEVIAYEAITQLFSLGVLMPASHVEERERPPASPSLFLTASDALDTMLTDDAEEDLPIFVDEAAAAAAAANAGGEAKETREEEAVREEEETIDGEPLDEDSLEAASVPEAPAPRRVPIILNFPKRPRVPKGEELQAGLLPMGPEGPRVSDKV
- a CDS encoding RNA polymerase sigma factor, with translation METENALYSGLGAEREELWLAEFHEGHRPALERCYRELYPTVQRAVGRVLQGADQETVIHEVFYRLISREELRRSFRGGSLKAWMATVAYHLALDYVRRQQREQGALEQSGGLGGQEATEGREFSEQSDARMLVERFQRECLPAKWHGVFEARFLRQLPQRDAARELGIHRTTLAYQEMRIRALLKRFLLREGDTP
- a CDS encoding CotH kinase family protein, with amino-acid sequence MNAKKGDHGEGTSVKTAAVSVVGDGRDGREQEGMIFWIALVGTVLLMALSTGCGQEEAVGEPAPDPKSGVFTFPALQTDVPLYELSIPLETMAKFEANPYEDEHPATFVFEGKRYSVGVRLRGSSSRFFPKKSWRIEFPKGTAFDGRRKHNLVAEFQDRTMMAEKLAFDSMLAMGLPAPVTKYVRLSINGQYQGVFLDIERVDNSFAEAHGFEDPDPTIYRCGAKDCEMKLWRTDYQQDWQKETNEEKEPGKDDIRTLMNVINRAPEPDFAWMLGENIELEHYLRTMAAEVLISNNISEDSQSYFIHDRVTHKWTYVAWDLNNADARWWPTYGLGMKPVVDHPLFPFSLADQWVEKMYLKRNTRPDFLPTFSNLNTRILYNPELRERLFAVVEKSLTELFDPAVIEPRLDAMHQLIAPHMEADPYLRLNDVGQPDPDGLAKFHEGLPFLKAYAQQRTAFVRRELERFRTTPATSFRLNAVNPSEGWVELHNPTAQTLSTEGLVLSADLRRTIPALRQPGTSTVLPERRIPPQGTVRFTREELGFTLPLDGELGLFDGVSVVGVKDVLFYTALPSDGTYVRGEGARWEIR
- a CDS encoding caspase family protein encodes the protein MRLPRKALGLAVLLAAGAALAEERPQATFAFIVGVNRSVDADEVPLRYADDDAARYLDLFRLLGARTYLLARLDQNTERLHPQAAAEASVPSWGEWQRLVDQLTRDVAQARARNLGTVVYFIYAGHGSVHNGQGYVTLEDRRLTGGDLAEGLIQRVEADQVHLIVDACSSYFLAYGRGPGGQRRPLKGFSEVARLSEDGRVGLLLSTSSARASHEWEAFQSGVFSHEVRSGLYGAADADGDGRVSYREIAAFVEQANAAIPNERFRPQVHARPPKDGKWLVVLGKAMEHRIEVDGREAQHLRLEDSRGVRLADFHNASGQRTWLARPIGTGPLYMRRMADGQEYRIDSMPEVVKLASLTPQQARTADRGAEHEAFSLIFSLPYDRQVAEAYDFQAPVLLEAEARKPSSWRRVAGWSALGLAGASLGGGLWTTLSAREAKSGQSASLPHAEAMGQNQRIRTLNHRSTTLYVAGVIAAGAGLGLLLWPEAPAEAFPVAGPDLAGVQLGGRF
- the ruvC gene encoding crossover junction endodeoxyribonuclease RuvC — its product is MRVLGVDPGSRFMGYGVVEERRGQLVHLGHGVIKVDPEAPLHQRLMVLHVELTAMLKKYRPESVAVEGVFTFRNARSALVLGHARGVALLAAAQAGLSVHEYAPARVKRSVGAGGASGKESIARMVCSLLKLEAIERADASDALAVALCHLNQGRVAGLAPASSSAKRRKGAASLLADRLSPSYRRPEAR
- a CDS encoding YebC/PmpR family DNA-binding transcriptional regulator, with translation MSGHNRWSKIKRQKAAMGASKGKLYTKIIKEITVAARLGGGNPDGNARLRAAIGAAREANMPSDTVARAIKKGTGELEGESYEEVTYEGYGPGGVAVMVECLTDNRNRTASDVRILFNKGGGNLGTEGAVGWMFHKKGVITVKPGLTEDQVMEKAIEAGAEDVIPLGAEGFEVRTAPVDLHTVASSLEAAGLKLGEQKWSFFPQTTVKLEGDNARKMLKLMDSLEDNDDVQNVHANFEIDEALMESLQ
- the ruvA gene encoding Holliday junction branch migration protein RuvA, with the protein product MIAALRGTVAEKDLEEAIIDVAGVGYRVAFSTLTLGKLPAEGQPVHVRVRTVVREDAFELFGFLSKAEEEMFLLLTSVSHVGPRLALMVLSGMEVAELAVALGKGEIARLTKIHGVGKKTAERLVLELREKVKELHLEAVAKGASSVSVPAGPKADLVSALLNLGYKAPQAEKAAELAGERLGPEAAFQALFREALKVLRSGA